A genomic region of Streptomyces rimosus contains the following coding sequences:
- a CDS encoding FAD-dependent oxidoreductase, protein MEHTTCCVVGGGPAGMMLGLLLARAGVRVTVLEKHADFLRDFRGDTVHPSTLRLLDELGLGERFARLPAGQLEEVRMRIGDRTLVAADLRRLPGRHKYMAMVPQWDFLDLLANAAAAEPAFTLRMRAACTGLRTEGGRVTGVRYRDEHGTEHELAADLTVACDGRDSLVRGLAGLRQRTFDVPMDVWNVRVPAPGDGRVFMRAGDGQFAVTMDRGDYCQTSYLIKKGTDAALRAHGIEWFRDRLGTLFGWGPEVTDAIGSWDDVKLLDVTMGMLRRWYRPGLLCLGDAAHTMSPTGGVGVNLAVQDAVAAARLLAGPLRHGTVGVRDLARVQRRRQLPAAVVQKSQIAEHESLLRPALDGTLDPDRLPVPLRLLQRLPLLRTVTGYLGGIGIRPERAPAFARG, encoded by the coding sequence ATGGAACACACGACGTGCTGCGTGGTGGGGGGCGGACCGGCCGGGATGATGCTCGGGCTGCTGCTGGCCCGCGCCGGAGTGCGGGTGACCGTCCTGGAGAAGCACGCCGACTTCCTGCGCGACTTCCGCGGGGACACGGTGCACCCCTCGACCCTGCGCCTGCTCGACGAACTCGGCCTCGGCGAACGCTTCGCGCGCCTGCCCGCGGGGCAGCTCGAAGAGGTACGGATGCGCATCGGCGACCGCACCCTCGTGGCCGCCGACCTGCGCCGGCTGCCCGGCCGCCACAAGTACATGGCCATGGTCCCGCAGTGGGACTTCCTCGACCTCCTCGCGAACGCCGCCGCCGCGGAACCCGCCTTCACCCTGCGCATGCGCGCCGCCTGTACGGGGCTGCGCACCGAAGGCGGACGGGTGACCGGGGTGCGCTACCGGGACGAGCACGGCACCGAACACGAACTGGCGGCCGATCTCACGGTGGCCTGCGACGGCCGCGACTCCCTGGTACGCGGCCTGGCCGGACTGCGGCAGCGCACCTTCGACGTGCCGATGGACGTGTGGAACGTCCGCGTCCCCGCGCCCGGGGACGGCCGGGTCTTCATGCGGGCGGGCGACGGGCAGTTCGCGGTCACCATGGACCGGGGCGACTACTGCCAGACCTCCTACCTGATCAAGAAGGGCACGGACGCCGCGCTGCGCGCCCACGGCATCGAGTGGTTCCGCGACCGGCTCGGGACGCTCTTCGGCTGGGGACCCGAGGTGACGGACGCGATCGGCTCCTGGGACGACGTGAAGCTGCTCGACGTGACGATGGGCATGCTGCGCCGCTGGTACCGGCCCGGTCTGCTCTGCCTCGGCGACGCCGCCCACACCATGTCGCCGACCGGCGGCGTCGGCGTCAACCTCGCGGTGCAGGACGCCGTCGCCGCGGCACGCCTCCTCGCCGGGCCGCTGCGCCACGGCACGGTCGGCGTACGCGACCTGGCCCGGGTGCAGCGGCGGCGGCAGCTGCCCGCCGCCGTGGTCCAGAAGAGCCAGATCGCCGAACACGAGTCGCTGCTGCGCCCGGCCCTGGACGGCACACTCGACCCGGACCGCCTCCCGGTGCCGCTCCGCCTCCTCCAACGGCTGCCGCTCCTGCGGACCGTGACGGGATATCTCGGCGGCATCGGCATCCGGCCCGAGCGGGCGCCGGCCTTCGCGCGGGGGTGA
- a CDS encoding ABC transporter permease: MARMTGRRALLAVPVLLAVTLGVFAVAAAAPFDPVKAYAGTAGLTASQENLDQIRHNLGVDQPLLGRWWHWLTGALTGDLGDSATLRAPVSQVIGERIGWSVLLCALAFVVAIIVGTLLGVLAARRRGSLLDRAVTSAAYTLEAAPPFWLGLLAVWLFALKLGVLPAGGLTDTGSEVATAGQIARHVILPALVLAVSQLPWFVLYVRQGVGDALEEDPVRGARARGLSERTVLLQHALRSGLLPVLTLIGSRVPELITGALLVETVFSWPGIAAATVEAATSVDFPLLAALTVLATAAVLVGNLLSDLLYGLADPRVGFDG; the protein is encoded by the coding sequence ATGGCGCGGATGACGGGCCGGCGGGCGCTGCTCGCCGTGCCGGTCCTCCTCGCCGTCACCCTCGGCGTGTTCGCCGTCGCCGCCGCCGCGCCCTTCGACCCCGTCAAGGCGTACGCGGGCACCGCGGGCCTGACCGCCTCCCAGGAGAACCTGGACCAGATCCGGCACAACCTCGGCGTCGACCAGCCGCTGCTCGGCCGCTGGTGGCACTGGCTGACCGGCGCGCTCACCGGCGACCTGGGCGACTCGGCGACGCTGCGCGCGCCCGTCTCGCAGGTGATCGGCGAGCGCATCGGCTGGTCGGTGCTGCTGTGCGCCCTGGCCTTCGTCGTCGCGATCATCGTGGGCACGCTGCTCGGCGTGCTCGCGGCCCGGCGGCGCGGCTCGCTGCTCGACCGCGCCGTCACCTCCGCCGCGTACACCCTGGAGGCCGCCCCGCCGTTCTGGCTCGGGCTGCTGGCCGTCTGGCTGTTCGCGCTCAAGCTGGGCGTACTCCCGGCCGGCGGGCTCACCGACACCGGCAGCGAGGTCGCCACGGCAGGACAGATCGCGCGCCATGTGATCCTCCCGGCGCTGGTCCTCGCCGTCTCGCAGCTCCCGTGGTTCGTGCTCTACGTACGGCAGGGAGTCGGCGACGCGCTGGAGGAGGACCCGGTACGGGGCGCGCGGGCCCGCGGCCTGAGCGAACGCACCGTCCTGCTCCAGCACGCCCTGCGCTCCGGCCTGCTGCCGGTCCTCACCCTGATCGGCTCCCGGGTACCGGAACTGATCACCGGCGCGCTGCTGGTGGAGACCGTCTTCAGCTGGCCGGGCATCGCCGCTGCCACCGTCGAGGCGGCGACGAGCGTGGACTTCCCGCTGCTGGCGGCGCTCACGGTGCTCGCCACCGCCGCCGTGCTGGTCGGCAACCTGCTCTCCGACCTGTTGTACGGACTCGCGGACCCGAGGGTGGGCTTCGATGGCTGA
- a CDS encoding CHAP domain-containing protein codes for MSSAPTSGPFPDPLSRLPAALRDVPYDGARHPGAAPLPGRHPYDVTAGANCQLYAYAVLRHFGRTVPPLRSAELWADTAATERAAPPGPLDLVLFDAGEVPGRPAGYGAHVGVHLGPDQVLHLCKEAGRPAVWSYADFAERARYARFLGAKRVRQAPVSR; via the coding sequence ATGTCCTCCGCCCCTACGTCGGGCCCGTTCCCCGACCCCTTGTCCCGTCTGCCCGCCGCCCTCCGGGACGTGCCGTACGACGGTGCCCGGCACCCCGGCGCGGCCCCGCTGCCGGGCCGCCACCCGTACGACGTGACGGCCGGGGCGAACTGCCAGCTCTACGCCTACGCCGTGCTGCGCCACTTCGGGCGTACGGTGCCGCCGCTGCGGTCCGCCGAGCTGTGGGCGGACACCGCGGCGACCGAGCGGGCCGCGCCGCCGGGCCCGCTGGACCTGGTGCTCTTCGACGCCGGGGAGGTGCCGGGGCGGCCCGCCGGGTACGGGGCGCACGTCGGCGTGCACCTGGGGCCCGACCAGGTGCTGCATCTGTGCAAGGAGGCCGGGCGGCCCGCCGTGTGGTCGTACGCGGACTTCGCGGAGCGGGCCCGGTACGCGCGGTTCCTGGGCGCGAAGCGGGTACGACAGGCCCCCGTCAGCCGGTGA
- a CDS encoding TetR/AcrR family transcriptional regulator — MAPRADGTPTFTEQARRRQLVDCTIDLISTRGYPATSLAAIAERAGISKAAVLYHFSSKDNLTRAALEHVLAEFTAYVRERVDRAAGPRAAVVAYVRAMIGYQQANRRHVRVITEMLLDDAGGTKLKTPGQHDTGNRWQELAALLSAGQQAGELREFDARTVALAIGGAIDGVVSHWLAHPEYDLDAAADELETFTLDAITRRAR; from the coding sequence ATGGCCCCGCGGGCGGACGGTACACCGACCTTCACGGAGCAGGCGCGCCGCCGGCAGCTCGTGGACTGCACCATCGACCTGATCTCCACCCGGGGCTATCCGGCCACCTCGCTCGCCGCGATCGCCGAGCGGGCCGGCATCTCCAAGGCCGCCGTGCTGTACCACTTCTCCTCCAAGGACAACCTCACCCGGGCCGCCCTGGAGCACGTGCTGGCGGAGTTCACCGCGTACGTACGGGAGCGGGTGGACCGCGCGGCCGGACCGCGGGCCGCCGTCGTCGCCTACGTCCGCGCGATGATCGGCTACCAGCAGGCCAACCGCCGCCATGTGCGCGTCATCACCGAGATGCTGCTCGACGACGCGGGCGGCACCAAGCTCAAGACGCCGGGTCAGCACGACACCGGCAACCGCTGGCAGGAGCTGGCCGCACTGCTGTCGGCCGGTCAGCAGGCGGGCGAGCTGCGGGAGTTCGACGCCCGTACGGTGGCGCTCGCGATCGGCGGCGCGATCGACGGCGTCGTCTCCCACTGGCTCGCCCACCCCGAGTACGACCTCGACGCGGCGGCCGACGAGCTGGAGACGTTCACCCTGGACGCGATCACGCGCCGCGCCCGCTAG
- a CDS encoding acyl-CoA dehydrogenase family protein, with product MTAPSGAAAPTEPAPAQPGADPDLLYTEPEEDLRAAVRSLLADRGGPAAVLADLESGRAYDTGLWRPLAADMGTAGLLVPEKLGGQGASAREAAVVLEELGRAVAPVPYLTSAVLAVTALLGCETDRPEVTAPLAALAEGRSVGVLAVPLPTAPGTLPEPAVRADADGALSGEVTGVADGAAADVLLVPADGPYGYALYAVDAAADGVRVAPGVPLDLTRVPARITLDRAAGRLLAGQDTARAAVTGALLTGAGLLASEQLGIAEWCLAETVRHTAQRTQFGRPVGSFQALKHRMAALWLDVASARAAARNAADALATGSPDAPVAVAVAQAYCAPVAVRAAEECVQLHGGIGMTWEHPAHLFLKRAKADEIALGTPGRHRAALAELVDIPAP from the coding sequence ATGACCGCTCCGAGCGGGGCCGCGGCCCCCACCGAACCGGCCCCCGCGCAGCCCGGCGCCGACCCCGACCTCCTCTACACGGAGCCCGAGGAGGACCTGCGGGCCGCGGTCCGCTCGCTGCTCGCCGACCGCGGCGGTCCGGCCGCCGTCCTCGCGGACCTGGAGAGCGGCCGGGCGTACGACACCGGGCTGTGGCGCCCGCTGGCCGCCGACATGGGCACCGCCGGGCTGCTGGTACCGGAGAAGCTCGGCGGGCAGGGCGCGAGCGCCCGCGAGGCCGCGGTCGTCCTGGAGGAGCTGGGCCGCGCGGTGGCCCCCGTGCCGTATCTGACCAGCGCGGTACTGGCCGTGACGGCGCTCCTCGGATGCGAGACCGACCGCCCGGAGGTGACCGCGCCGCTCGCCGCGCTCGCCGAAGGGCGCAGCGTCGGCGTGCTCGCCGTGCCGCTGCCGACCGCTCCCGGCACCCTGCCGGAACCGGCCGTACGGGCCGACGCGGACGGCGCGCTGAGCGGCGAGGTGACCGGCGTCGCGGATGGCGCCGCCGCGGACGTGCTGCTCGTACCGGCCGACGGACCCTACGGATACGCGCTGTACGCCGTGGACGCGGCGGCCGACGGTGTGCGCGTCGCGCCGGGCGTCCCGCTCGACCTGACCCGCGTACCCGCCCGGATCACCCTCGACCGCGCCGCCGGGCGGCTGCTGGCCGGGCAGGACACGGCCCGCGCGGCGGTGACCGGGGCGCTGCTGACCGGTGCGGGACTGCTCGCCTCCGAGCAGCTCGGCATCGCCGAATGGTGTCTGGCCGAGACCGTCCGGCACACCGCGCAGCGCACCCAGTTCGGCCGCCCCGTCGGCTCGTTCCAGGCGCTCAAGCACCGGATGGCAGCCCTCTGGCTGGACGTGGCCTCGGCCCGCGCCGCGGCCCGCAACGCCGCCGACGCGCTGGCCACCGGCAGCCCGGACGCGCCGGTGGCGGTGGCGGTGGCCCAGGCGTACTGCGCGCCGGTCGCGGTGCGCGCGGCCGAGGAGTGCGTCCAGCTGCACGGCGGCATCGGCATGACCTGGGAACACCCCGCGCACCTCTTCCTCAAGCGCGCCAAGGCCGACGAGATCGCCCTGGGCACCCCGGGGCGGCACCGTGCGGCGCTGGCGGAACTGGTGGACATTCCGGCTCCGTGA
- a CDS encoding acyl-CoA dehydrogenase family protein: protein MTDGTTETGETGRLDAAELRRRTADLLAAHPPADTAPLDFLRARFDAGLAWVHFPRGLGGLDAPRALQAVVDAELEAAGAPDNDPRRIGIGLGMAAPTILRFGTDEQKQRFLRPLWTGEEAWCQLFSEPGAGSDLAALATSAVRDEDGTGWVVDGQKVWTSSAHLARWAILIARTDPDLPKHRGITYFVCDMTDPGVEVRPLRQITGEAEFNEVFLTGVRIPDAHRLGAVGEGWKVAQTTLMNERVAIGGARQPREGGMIGVAARAWRERPEARTHDLHQRLLRHWVDAEVARLTGERLRQQLAKGHPGPEGSGMKLAFARLAQQISGWEVEFLGEDGLAYDDWTLRRPEGVDFTGRQAGYRYLRAKGNSIEGGTSEVLLNIVAERVLGLPPEPRTDKDVAWKDLPR from the coding sequence ATGACCGACGGGACCACGGAGACCGGCGAGACCGGGCGCCTCGACGCCGCCGAACTGCGTCGCCGTACCGCCGACTTGCTCGCCGCCCATCCACCCGCCGACACCGCCCCGCTCGACTTCCTGCGCGCGCGCTTCGACGCCGGGCTGGCCTGGGTCCATTTCCCCCGGGGCCTGGGCGGGCTCGACGCGCCGCGCGCGCTTCAGGCCGTGGTGGACGCGGAGTTGGAGGCGGCGGGGGCACCGGACAACGACCCCCGCCGTATCGGCATCGGCCTGGGTATGGCCGCCCCCACCATCCTCCGCTTCGGTACGGACGAGCAGAAGCAGCGCTTCCTGCGCCCGCTGTGGACCGGTGAAGAGGCCTGGTGCCAGCTGTTCAGCGAACCCGGCGCAGGATCGGACCTGGCCGCGCTCGCCACCAGCGCCGTACGGGACGAGGACGGCACCGGCTGGGTGGTGGACGGCCAGAAGGTGTGGACTTCCAGCGCCCACCTGGCCCGCTGGGCGATCCTCATCGCCCGTACGGACCCGGACCTGCCCAAGCACCGCGGCATCACCTACTTCGTGTGCGACATGACCGACCCCGGCGTCGAGGTGCGCCCGCTGCGGCAGATCACCGGCGAGGCCGAGTTCAACGAGGTCTTCCTGACCGGCGTACGGATTCCCGACGCGCACCGCCTCGGCGCGGTGGGGGAGGGCTGGAAGGTCGCGCAGACCACGCTCATGAACGAGCGGGTGGCGATCGGCGGTGCCCGCCAGCCGCGCGAGGGCGGCATGATCGGCGTCGCCGCCCGGGCCTGGCGCGAACGCCCCGAGGCGCGCACCCACGACCTCCACCAGCGGCTGCTGCGCCACTGGGTGGACGCCGAGGTCGCCCGCCTGACGGGGGAGCGGCTGCGCCAGCAGCTCGCCAAGGGGCACCCCGGGCCCGAAGGCAGCGGCATGAAGCTGGCGTTCGCCCGGCTGGCCCAGCAGATCAGCGGCTGGGAGGTGGAGTTCCTGGGCGAGGACGGGCTGGCGTACGACGACTGGACCCTGCGCCGTCCCGAGGGCGTGGACTTCACCGGGCGCCAGGCCGGCTACCGCTACCTGCGCGCCAAGGGCAACTCCATCGAGGGCGGCACCTCCGAGGTGCTGCTGAACATCGTCGCCGAACGCGTCCTGGGCCTGCCGCCCGAGCCGCGCACCGACAAGGACGTCGCCTGGAAGGACCTCCCCCGATGA
- a CDS encoding ABC transporter substrate-binding protein — MTARSIRSAAAAALAGTMVFGAAACSTPSDGKSGAAGAQDSAVVGIAYEPESLSPLLGYGKDGNSKIFDGLLTHDADMKLKPALAAKLPEVSDDGKTYTYTLRDGVTFSDGKPFTADDVVFTYETILDEKTNNASKAELDALEKVEKKDARTVVFHLKYAYAPFAERTVLPIAPQHIAGKQDVNTGSFTTHPVGTGPYILTNWSKGEKLTFKANPHYWGGAPKVKNFTMAIIKDDDVRATRLRSGDLDGAILPPNLAATFKTAKGMESLSAKTFDYRNVTLPTANEVTGDKAVRQALDIAVDRKAMVDGILDGAGKPAYGPVPTDSPWFAKGTERTHDLKKAGQILDDAGWKKGENGIREKDGRPASFKLWYLAGDKLRQEHALAFASDAKKAGIEVKVESGPWEAIQPNMKTDAVLAGGGSPADPDFDQYLLLHSSLAGDGFNNMSRYDNPKVDKALVDARRTDDKAARKAGYDTIQRELVEDPAYIFLTHIDHLYVVKDRWKDLTTQVEPHDHGLASGPWWNVEDWQPAK, encoded by the coding sequence ATGACGGCCCGGTCGATACGGTCAGCGGCCGCCGCCGCACTGGCGGGAACCATGGTGTTCGGGGCGGCGGCCTGTTCCACGCCGTCCGACGGCAAGAGCGGCGCGGCCGGCGCCCAGGACTCCGCCGTGGTCGGCATCGCCTACGAGCCGGAGTCGCTGAGCCCGCTGCTGGGCTACGGCAAGGACGGCAACTCCAAGATCTTCGACGGGCTGCTCACCCACGACGCGGACATGAAACTCAAGCCCGCGCTGGCCGCCAAGCTGCCCGAGGTCTCCGACGACGGCAAGACCTACACCTACACCCTGCGCGACGGCGTGACCTTCAGCGACGGCAAGCCCTTCACGGCCGACGACGTGGTCTTCACCTACGAGACCATCCTCGACGAGAAGACCAACAACGCCTCCAAGGCCGAGCTGGACGCCCTGGAGAAGGTCGAGAAGAAGGACGCCCGCACCGTCGTCTTCCACCTCAAGTACGCCTACGCGCCGTTCGCCGAGCGCACCGTCCTGCCCATCGCCCCGCAGCACATCGCCGGCAAGCAGGACGTGAACACCGGGTCCTTCACCACCCACCCGGTCGGCACCGGCCCGTACATCCTCACCAACTGGTCCAAGGGCGAGAAGCTCACCTTCAAGGCCAACCCGCACTACTGGGGCGGCGCGCCCAAGGTGAAGAACTTCACCATGGCGATCATCAAGGACGACGACGTGCGCGCCACCCGGCTGCGCTCCGGTGACCTCGACGGCGCCATCCTGCCGCCCAACCTCGCCGCTACCTTCAAGACCGCCAAGGGCATGGAGAGCCTGTCGGCCAAGACGTTCGACTACCGCAACGTCACCCTGCCGACCGCCAACGAGGTCACCGGGGACAAGGCGGTCCGGCAGGCCCTGGACATCGCCGTGGACCGCAAGGCCATGGTGGACGGCATCCTCGACGGTGCCGGCAAGCCCGCCTACGGACCGGTGCCGACCGACAGCCCCTGGTTCGCCAAGGGCACCGAACGCACCCACGACCTGAAGAAGGCCGGGCAGATCCTCGACGACGCCGGCTGGAAGAAGGGCGAGAACGGCATCCGGGAGAAGGACGGCAGGCCCGCCTCCTTCAAGCTCTGGTACCTCGCCGGCGACAAGCTCCGCCAGGAGCACGCGCTCGCCTTCGCCTCCGACGCCAAGAAGGCCGGCATCGAGGTCAAGGTCGAGTCCGGCCCGTGGGAGGCCATCCAGCCCAACATGAAGACCGACGCGGTCCTCGCGGGCGGCGGCAGCCCCGCCGACCCGGACTTCGACCAGTACCTGCTGCTGCACTCCTCGCTGGCCGGCGACGGCTTCAACAACATGTCGCGCTACGACAACCCCAAGGTCGACAAGGCGCTGGTGGACGCCCGCCGCACCGACGACAAGGCCGCGCGCAAGGCCGGGTACGACACCATCCAGCGCGAACTCGTCGAGGACCCGGCGTACATCTTCCTCACCCACATCGACCACCTCTACGTGGTCAAGGACCGCTGGAAGGACCTCACCACCCAGGTCGAGCCGCACGACCACGGCCTGGCCTCCGGCCCGTGGTGGAACGTAGAGGACTGGCAGCCCGCCAAGTGA